The following proteins are co-located in the Lepisosteus oculatus isolate fLepOcu1 chromosome 9, fLepOcu1.hap2, whole genome shotgun sequence genome:
- the LOC102686220 gene encoding somatostatin receptor type 2-like — protein MESLYTSVTDQNSPFHFDSSSDPLHGDSGPQTCLFDALMAVLYLGVCVVGLAGNSLVIITILKLDKMESATTVYIFNLALADGLFMVGMPFIALQNFHQRWVFGDLACKLVMILDGINQFTSVFCLTFMSIDRYMAVVNPIRFSKWCTPRRAKMISVFLWFFSLLPVLPMAVHFTVIGSTCSLNPPGSFDMWWLTFIIYTFTLGFALPFIVMTACYASMLVNLKSGISRFQNRETQRLEKKLTKMVVAVVLVFAICWLPFYVFNFYFLRHPEDLTPAFAKGFEFVVLLSYSWSCANPILYACLSEKFRKHFHTLLCPKKRSQSLHFDTNADGYDLHDLSGMEMISMV, from the coding sequence atggaaTCCTTGTACACATCAGTGACTGATCAGAATAGCCCGTTTCATTTCGACTCTTCGAGCGATCCCCTCCACGGTGACAGCGGCCCTCAGACCTGCCTGTTTGACGCACTGATGGCTGTCCTCTACCTGGGCGTTTGCGTCGTGGGACTTGCTGGGAACTCCCTGGTGATCATTACCATATTGAAATTGGACAAGATGGAATCAGCCACCACAGTTTACATCTTCAATCTGGCTTTGGCAGATGGCTTGTTTATGGTGGGGATGCCCTTTATAGCACTGCAGAATTTCCATCAACGCTGGGTGTTTGGCGACTTGGCATGCAAGCTAGTTATGATTCTCGATGGGATCAACCAGTTTACCAGTGTATTCTGCTTGACCTTCATGAGTATTGACCGCTACATGGCAGTGGTCAATCCCATCAGGTTCTCCAAATGGTGTACCCCAAGGAGAGCCAAGATGATCAGTGTCTTTCTGTGGTTTTTCTCCCTGTTGCCTGTTCTACCCATGGCGGTCCATTTCACAGTGATAGGCAGTACGTGTTCTTTAAATCCCCCGGGGTCGTTTGACATGTGGTGGTTAACCTTCATTATCTACACATTTACTCTTGGCTTTGCTTTACCTTTTATTGTCATGACAGCATGTTATGCTTCAATGCTGGTCAATTTAAAGTCTGGCATCAGTAGATTTCAGAATAGGGAGACCCAGCGcctagaaaaaaaactaaccaAGATGGTTGTTGCTGTGGTGTTGGTCTTTGCTATATGCTGGTTGCCTTTCTATGTTTTCAATTTCTATTTCCTCCGGCATCCAGAAGATTTAACACCAGCCTTTGCAAAGGGTTTTGAATTTGTTGTGCTTCTGTCTTACTCCTGGAGCTGTGCTAACCCCATACTGTATGCCTGTCTCTCTGAAAAATTCAGGAAACACTTTCACACACTTCTGTGTCCCAAGAAAAGATCCCAAAGTCTCCATTTTGACACCAATGCCGATGGCTATGACTTGCATGACTTGAGTGGAATGGAGATGATCAGTATGGTGTAG